The following are encoded in a window of Lacinutrix sp. WUR7 genomic DNA:
- a CDS encoding adenine nucleotide alpha hydrolase — protein MSNKTYFNWSTGKDAALALHYLLLDENFSVEKLVTTINAHYQRVTMHGLPVSLLKKQTEAIGIPLQIIELPEQPSMTDYETIMHTALNKLKTEHFTYSAFGDIFLEDLKKYREDNLSKLDISSIFPLWKKNTKALITEFLDLGFKAVIVCASAKYFSEDFVGKTITPELIENLPKEVDPCGENGEFHTFCYDGPIFKSPIPFTIGDKVYREYDTPNAKNEKTGFWFCDLIA, from the coding sequence TTGAGTAATAAAACATACTTTAATTGGAGCACTGGAAAAGATGCTGCTTTAGCATTGCATTACTTGCTTCTAGACGAAAATTTTTCTGTAGAGAAATTAGTCACAACCATTAACGCACATTACCAAAGAGTGACTATGCATGGTTTGCCGGTTTCCTTATTAAAAAAGCAAACAGAAGCTATTGGAATTCCGTTACAAATTATAGAGTTGCCCGAACAGCCAAGCATGACCGATTATGAAACCATCATGCATACAGCTTTAAACAAATTAAAAACAGAACACTTTACATATAGCGCTTTTGGAGATATTTTTTTAGAGGATTTAAAAAAGTACCGAGAAGATAATTTAAGTAAACTTGACATTTCTTCTATATTCCCGCTTTGGAAAAAAAACACTAAAGCATTGATTACAGAATTTCTAGACTTAGGTTTTAAAGCAGTAATCGTTTGTGCTAGTGCCAAATATTTCTCGGAAGACTTTGTTGGAAAAACCATTACTCCAGAACTTATTGAAAACCTACCAAAAGAAGTGGATCCTTGTGGAGAAAATGGAGAGTTTCATACCTTTTGTTACGATGGTCCAATATTTAAATCACCAATTCCTTTTACTATTGGAGACAAAGTATATCGGGAATACGATACTCCCAATGCTAAAAATGAAAAAACCGGTTTTTGGTTTTGCGATTTAATTGCATAA
- a CDS encoding S41 family peptidase, whose product MNIIKRIALLCFAASLCTACFEDLDDNPVTGKDIKDFVYKGMNYAYLYKENKPDLANDRFSTDSDYSNYLNGFESPESLFENLIYDRQSIDRFSWITNDYIALEQSFSGTRKSNGLEFDFYFEPGSTTNVFGIIKLVLNNSPAEDQNLQRGQIFNAVDGIDLTENNISSLLNQDSYTLNIATYNDNNTPNDDSDDTIEATSESVSLSKIAFTENPVYKTEILEVNNQNVGYLMYNGFTADFNNQLNNAFATLQSNNVQNLVLDLRYNPGGSVNTAALLGSMITGQFNGEIFSKLIYNNDLQSSNTEYRFTNSFDGNSINSLNLQKVYILTTNASASASEMVINSLKAYSQIEVIQIGVETRGKSQASITIYDSPNFKRNGVNPLHTYALQPLVAKTINKLDVSVPNEGLIPDIILQETPNNYGILGNENEPLLAAALQHILENGRYVQPQTNNFNKLSTKVDYHPFENDMYIE is encoded by the coding sequence ATGAATATAATTAAAAGAATTGCACTTCTATGCTTCGCAGCATCTTTATGTACTGCTTGTTTTGAAGACCTAGATGATAATCCTGTTACAGGTAAAGATATTAAAGACTTTGTTTATAAAGGAATGAACTATGCTTATTTATATAAAGAAAACAAACCCGATTTAGCAAATGATAGATTTTCAACGGATAGCGATTACTCCAATTATTTAAATGGTTTTGAATCTCCGGAATCTTTATTTGAAAATTTAATTTATGACAGACAAAGTATAGATAGATTTAGCTGGATCACGAATGATTATATTGCTTTAGAACAATCTTTTAGTGGTACCAGAAAAAGTAATGGTTTAGAGTTCGATTTTTATTTTGAGCCTGGGAGTACTACCAATGTTTTTGGAATTATAAAACTGGTTTTAAATAATAGTCCTGCGGAAGATCAAAACCTGCAACGCGGACAAATATTTAATGCTGTCGATGGTATCGATTTAACCGAAAATAATATTAGTTCCTTATTAAATCAAGATAGCTATACCTTAAATATTGCAACCTATAATGACAATAATACACCAAATGACGATAGTGATGACACTATTGAAGCAACTTCAGAATCTGTATCCTTAAGCAAAATAGCTTTTACCGAAAACCCTGTATATAAAACTGAAATACTAGAAGTGAACAATCAAAACGTTGGTTATTTAATGTACAATGGTTTTACTGCAGATTTTAACAACCAACTTAATAATGCCTTTGCAACTTTACAAAGTAATAATGTGCAAAACTTGGTTTTAGATTTACGTTATAATCCTGGTGGATCAGTAAATACTGCAGCACTTTTAGGAAGTATGATTACCGGACAATTTAACGGAGAAATCTTTTCGAAATTAATATATAACAACGATTTACAAAGTAGTAATACCGAATATCGTTTTACAAACTCTTTCGACGGAAACAGTATAAACAGTCTGAATCTGCAAAAAGTATACATACTAACTACCAATGCATCTGCTTCTGCTAGTGAAATGGTTATTAATAGCTTAAAAGCCTACTCGCAAATAGAGGTTATTCAAATTGGGGTTGAAACTAGAGGGAAATCGCAAGCATCTATAACTATTTACGATTCTCCAAATTTTAAACGAAATGGCGTAAATCCGTTACATACATATGCACTCCAACCATTAGTCGCAAAAACGATAAACAAATTAGATGTTAGTGTTCCTAATGAAGGGCTAATTCCAGACATTATATTACAAGAAACACCAAATAATTATGGCATTTTAGGAAATGAAAACGAACCGTTACTTGCTGCAGCATTACAGCATATTTTAGAAAACGGAAGATATGTACAACCTCAAACCAATAACTTTAATAAATTAAGTACCAAAGTAGATTACCATCCTTTTGAAAATGACATGTACATTGAGTAA
- a CDS encoding RNA polymerase sigma factor translates to MTQTEFLHIVMPFKDKVFRLAKRLLVSREEAEDATQEVLLKLWKNKTKIQEYKNVEAFSMTMTKNFCLDKLKSKQAQNLKLVHSNYQDNNTSLQKQLEFSDSVHWVAKIMEDLPEQQKMVVQLRDIEQYDFDEIGKMLDMNNTAVRVALSRARKTIREKLTKTHNYGVK, encoded by the coding sequence ATGACACAAACAGAGTTTTTACATATTGTAATGCCCTTTAAAGATAAGGTGTTTCGTTTAGCAAAACGTTTGTTGGTGTCTAGAGAAGAAGCCGAAGATGCAACACAAGAAGTGCTTTTAAAATTATGGAAAAATAAAACCAAGATACAAGAGTATAAAAACGTAGAAGCATTTTCTATGACCATGACGAAGAATTTTTGTTTGGATAAGTTAAAATCGAAACAAGCACAAAATTTAAAGTTGGTACATAGTAACTATCAAGACAACAATACGTCTTTGCAAAAGCAATTAGAATTTAGTGATAGTGTGCATTGGGTTGCTAAAATAATGGAAGATTTACCAGAGCAACAAAAAATGGTAGTACAATTAAGAGATATTGAGCAATATGATTTTGACGAAATTGGCAAGATGCTTGATATGAATAATACAGCAGTGCGAGTAGCATTGTCTAGAGCAAGAAAAACAATAAGAGAAAAATTAACAAAAACACACAATTATGGTGTTAAATAA
- a CDS encoding DUF4252 domain-containing protein — MNTQINNKINKMKKNVILVAMALLMMPLTSMAQDVFTKYSDNVDVTYVNIKPKMFQMLAKIDIDTDDPEANEYLEMVNSITSLKTIITEKGSISADLSSWVNSKASSLEELMEVKDDGTVIKFYIKQGKDEDHVQELLIFVNGISKHMEGSNVSVNGEQRKFETVIVSLTGDIDLKQVSKLTKKMNIPGGEHLEDKK, encoded by the coding sequence ATGAACACACAAATAAATAATAAAATAAACAAAATGAAAAAGAATGTAATCTTAGTCGCAATGGCTTTATTAATGATGCCTTTAACATCTATGGCACAAGATGTTTTTACAAAATATAGCGACAATGTAGATGTAACGTATGTAAACATTAAACCAAAAATGTTTCAAATGTTAGCAAAAATAGATATAGATACCGATGATCCAGAAGCAAATGAATACTTAGAAATGGTAAATAGTATTACTAGTTTAAAAACTATTATTACTGAAAAAGGTAGTATTTCTGCAGATTTATCTTCTTGGGTAAACTCTAAAGCAAGTAGCTTAGAAGAGTTAATGGAAGTTAAAGATGATGGAACAGTAATTAAATTCTATATCAAACAAGGAAAGGATGAAGATCATGTACAAGAGCTTTTAATTTTTGTAAACGGAATAAGCAAACACATGGAAGGTTCTAATGTTTCTGTAAACGGTGAGCAACGTAAATTTGAAACTGTCATTGTATCTTTAACAGGAGATATCGATTTAAAGCAAGTTTCTAAACTTACTAAGAAAATGAACATTCCTGGAGGAGAACACTTAGAAGATAAAAAATAA
- a CDS encoding DUF4252 domain-containing protein yields MKTSIKTILFSLLIVTLLVSCNNKESLQTYFVDNQETASFTTVDIPTSIVDFENADLSEDEKDAYNSINKLNFLGFKLDSTNQETYTIEKAKIASILKDERYIELGDFNMFGSKISVKYIGDNDLANEFIVFGSSKEYGFGVLRVLGNDMSPAKLVRLAESMNKGKVDDTQLKGLLEFFK; encoded by the coding sequence ATGAAAACATCAATCAAAACAATATTGTTCAGCTTACTAATAGTTACTCTGTTAGTAAGTTGTAACAATAAAGAATCTTTACAAACGTACTTTGTAGATAATCAAGAAACCGCAAGTTTTACAACTGTAGATATACCTACAAGTATTGTGGACTTTGAAAATGCAGATCTTTCTGAAGACGAAAAAGACGCATATAACTCTATAAATAAGCTGAATTTTTTAGGCTTTAAATTAGACAGTACCAATCAAGAAACCTATACCATAGAAAAGGCTAAGATAGCTTCTATTTTAAAAGATGAAAGATATATTGAGCTAGGTGATTTTAATATGTTTGGTTCTAAAATATCTGTAAAATATATAGGAGATAATGATCTTGCTAATGAGTTTATAGTCTTTGGAAGTTCTAAAGAATATGGTTTTGGTGTTTTACGTGTTTTAGGAAACGATATGAGTCCGGCAAAACTAGTAAGACTTGCAGAATCTATGAATAAAGGAAAAGTAGATGACACACAATTAAAAGGGTTATTGGAGTTTTTTAAATAA
- the purB gene encoding adenylosuccinate lyase, giving the protein MSLNTLNAISPIDGRYRNKVDELGKYFSEEALIKYRVLVEIEYFIALCEIPLPQLESVNKSVFEDLRAIYTNFSTADALAIKDIEKVTNHDVKAVEYFIKEKFDKLGLQAYKEFIHFGLTSQDINNTAIPLSIKDAMNDVYVPEYFIVLNRLKELAKDWAHIPMLARTHGQPASPTRLGKEIEVFVVRLEEQFNLLNDVPSAAKFGGATGNFNAHKVAYPNIDWRAFGSTFVQEKLGLQHSFPTTQIEHYDHMAALFDALKRINTIIIDLDRDIWTYVSMEYFKQKIKAGEVGSSAMPHKVNPIDFENSEGNLGIANAIFEHLSAKLPISRLQRDLTDSTVLRNVGVPFGHTLIAFKSTIKGLNKLLLNEAKFAEDLENNWAVVAEAIQTILRREAYPNPYEALKGLTRTNEKITKQSISNFIDTLEVSNEIKAELKVISPSNYTGI; this is encoded by the coding sequence ATGTCTTTAAACACACTAAATGCCATTTCACCAATTGATGGAAGATACCGAAATAAGGTAGATGAATTAGGTAAATACTTCTCTGAAGAAGCGCTTATTAAATATCGCGTTTTAGTAGAAATTGAATATTTCATTGCACTTTGCGAAATTCCATTACCGCAATTAGAATCGGTAAACAAATCGGTTTTCGAAGATTTAAGAGCAATTTACACCAACTTTTCTACAGCAGATGCTTTAGCAATTAAAGACATTGAAAAAGTTACCAATCATGATGTAAAAGCTGTTGAATATTTTATAAAAGAAAAATTTGACAAGCTTGGTTTACAGGCATATAAAGAGTTTATCCATTTTGGACTAACCTCTCAAGACATCAACAATACTGCAATTCCGTTAAGCATTAAAGATGCTATGAACGATGTGTATGTACCAGAATATTTTATAGTGCTTAACCGATTAAAAGAACTAGCAAAAGATTGGGCACATATACCTATGCTAGCAAGAACACATGGTCAACCTGCTTCTCCTACGCGATTAGGAAAAGAAATTGAAGTATTTGTAGTGCGTTTAGAAGAACAGTTTAATTTATTAAATGATGTACCTAGTGCAGCAAAATTTGGTGGAGCAACTGGAAACTTCAATGCGCACAAAGTGGCATATCCAAATATAGATTGGAGAGCTTTTGGAAGTACTTTTGTACAAGAAAAACTTGGCTTACAACATTCTTTTCCAACCACACAGATTGAGCATTATGATCACATGGCTGCTTTGTTTGACGCTTTAAAACGCATAAACACCATTATTATAGATTTAGATAGAGATATCTGGACTTATGTTTCCATGGAATACTTTAAGCAAAAAATTAAAGCAGGTGAAGTTGGAAGTAGTGCAATGCCTCATAAAGTAAATCCTATTGATTTTGAAAACTCGGAAGGAAACTTAGGAATTGCAAATGCTATTTTTGAACATCTTTCTGCCAAATTACCAATATCTAGATTACAACGTGATTTAACAGATAGTACGGTTTTACGTAATGTTGGTGTACCTTTTGGACATACTTTAATTGCTTTTAAAAGTACTATAAAGGGTTTAAATAAATTATTATTAAATGAAGCTAAATTTGCTGAAGACCTAGAAAATAATTGGGCAGTTGTAGCAGAAGCCATACAAACCATATTAAGAAGAGAAGCGTATCCTAATCCGTACGAAGCTTTAAAAGGTTTAACAAGAACGAATGAAAAGATTACAAAACAGTCTATTTCAAATTTTATTGATACCTTAGAAGTATCTAACGAAATTAAAGCAGAGTTAAAAGTAATTTCGCCTAGTAACTATACAGGAATATAA
- a CDS encoding adenylosuccinate lyase — translation MTTAQLYQELNYVNHSREKRLYYANLVMDNPNLIPKLLEILFSVDDKISPRAAWVFEFMCKENLEEAIPYLDYFTENMHKVHQDSAVRPVAKVCEYLVNAYYSRTENIIKTALLPRHREKIIEVCFDYMINDEKIAPKAYAMNCLFLLGKDYDWIHPELVLILERDFQM, via the coding sequence TTGACGACAGCACAACTCTATCAAGAATTAAATTATGTAAATCACTCGCGAGAAAAACGTTTGTATTATGCCAATTTGGTGATGGATAATCCCAATTTAATCCCGAAACTATTAGAAATCTTATTTTCGGTAGACGATAAGATCTCCCCTCGTGCTGCTTGGGTTTTTGAGTTTATGTGTAAAGAAAATCTGGAAGAAGCGATTCCGTATCTCGATTATTTCACCGAAAACATGCACAAAGTACATCAAGATTCTGCGGTTAGACCGGTTGCAAAAGTTTGTGAGTATTTAGTAAATGCGTATTATTCTAGAACCGAAAATATAATTAAAACGGCATTACTTCCGAGGCATCGTGAAAAAATTATAGAAGTCTGTTTTGATTATATGATAAACGATGAAAAAATTGCGCCAAAAGCATACGCTATGAATTGTTTGTTTCTGCTTGGTAAGGATTATGATTGGATTCACCCAGAACTTGTACTTATTTTAGAGCGTGATTTCCAGATGTAA
- a CDS encoding heme-binding domain-containing protein, producing the protein MKKILLPLVVLFIIAQFLGPARNEGELTSIAAFETETNPPEDVKLILQTSCYDCHSDVTNYPWYNKITPVNYWLASHVNDGKKHFNVSGWEANSVKKKDHKFDELIEMVEDKEMPLDSYTWIHTEAKLTDAQRASVIEWAKNVRLKYSLVSKPE; encoded by the coding sequence ATGAAAAAGATTCTTTTACCTTTAGTTGTTTTATTTATAATTGCTCAGTTTTTAGGTCCAGCTAGAAATGAAGGAGAACTAACCTCTATTGCGGCTTTTGAAACAGAAACCAATCCGCCAGAAGATGTAAAGCTTATTTTGCAAACAAGCTGTTATGATTGTCATAGTGATGTAACCAACTATCCTTGGTATAATAAAATTACACCAGTAAATTATTGGTTAGCAAGTCATGTAAATGATGGAAAAAAACATTTTAATGTATCTGGTTGGGAAGCGAATTCTGTTAAAAAGAAAGACCATAAGTTTGATGAACTTATCGAAATGGTAGAAGACAAAGAAATGCCTCTTGATTCGTATACTTGGATACATACCGAAGCTAAACTTACAGACGCACAAAGAGCTTCTGTAATAGAATGGGCAAAAAATGTACGATTAAAATATAGCCTGGTTTCCAAACCAGAATAA
- a CDS encoding glycosyltransferase family 4 protein, which yields MSRNLLIIGFVWPEPKSSAAGSRMMQIIQVFLNQNYQITFASPCAKSDNAFDLTTIGVSQVTIELNNASFDTFIDELKPDVVLFDRFMMEEQFGWRVAENCPNALRILDTEDLHFLRKGRQQAFKEKQPFTDDYLFNDTAKREIASIYRCDVTLIISEAEMELLKLRFKVDAALLHYLPFMLDPISSEAMRKLPKFEERKHFITIGNFIHEPNYNSVLYLKKTIWPLIRKQLPKAEMHVYGSYVSQKVNQLHNAKEGFLIKGFTEDANQVMQNAKVCLAAIRFGAGLKGKLIEAMQNGTPCVTTTIGAEGMFGNLQANGFVTNNPQEFTDKAAELYTNENLWKEKQQNGFQVINFRFDKSKIEKGFVTLLDETIKQLNNHRQNNFTGQILMHHTLQSTKFMSKWIEAKNK from the coding sequence GTGTCCAGAAACCTACTAATTATCGGATTTGTATGGCCAGAGCCTAAAAGTTCTGCCGCAGGAAGTAGAATGATGCAAATTATTCAAGTCTTTCTAAATCAAAACTATCAGATAACCTTTGCAAGTCCTTGTGCAAAAAGTGATAATGCCTTCGACTTAACAACCATTGGGGTTTCGCAAGTTACCATCGAGTTAAATAATGCTAGTTTTGATACTTTCATTGACGAATTAAAACCAGATGTTGTTTTATTTGATAGGTTTATGATGGAAGAACAATTTGGATGGCGAGTGGCTGAAAATTGTCCAAATGCATTACGAATTCTAGATACCGAAGACCTTCATTTTTTAAGAAAAGGAAGACAGCAAGCCTTTAAAGAGAAACAGCCTTTTACAGACGACTACCTTTTTAACGATACCGCAAAACGCGAGATTGCAAGTATCTATAGATGTGATGTCACTTTGATTATTTCGGAAGCAGAAATGGAACTTTTAAAGCTTCGTTTTAAAGTAGATGCAGCTTTATTGCATTATTTACCATTTATGCTAGATCCAATTTCTTCCGAAGCAATGCGTAAACTTCCAAAATTTGAAGAAAGAAAGCATTTCATAACCATTGGTAATTTTATACATGAACCGAATTATAATTCCGTTTTATACTTAAAAAAAACGATTTGGCCCTTAATACGCAAACAATTACCTAAAGCAGAAATGCATGTTTACGGATCGTATGTAAGCCAGAAAGTAAATCAGTTACACAATGCAAAAGAAGGCTTTTTAATAAAAGGATTTACCGAAGATGCTAATCAAGTCATGCAAAATGCAAAAGTATGTTTGGCTGCCATTCGATTTGGTGCAGGTTTAAAAGGAAAACTTATAGAAGCCATGCAAAACGGAACACCTTGTGTTACCACAACTATTGGAGCAGAAGGTATGTTTGGTAATTTACAAGCCAACGGATTTGTTACAAATAATCCGCAAGAATTCACAGATAAAGCAGCCGAACTTTATACTAATGAAAACCTTTGGAAAGAAAAACAACAAAACGGTTTTCAAGTAATTAATTTTCGTTTTGATAAAAGCAAAATAGAAAAAGGATTTGTAACCCTTCTTGATGAAACTATAAAACAACTAAACAATCATAGGCAAAACAACTTTACCGGACAAATACTCATGCATCACACCTTACAAAGCACGAAGTTTATGAGTAAGTGGATAGAAGCGAAGAATAAATAA